One Prolixibacteraceae bacterium DNA segment encodes these proteins:
- a CDS encoding transposase, with product MIIKDKDFNLIKIYDLICYYFDELRYYCERFSNNNSPCFTDQEVMTIYLFGVQYQEYTKINQIHKFACDYLSDWFPNLGSYQAFCNRLNCLGGAFTRLSELLLEDTQPNDCIIDQCLFDSMPIITCSGKRKGKVANEVTNKGYCSTKGVYYYGMKLHMLGIRRQDALPFPEQVLFTPASVNDIVVYKERWSEMRNRTFFGDKIYMHNEFNQQVRNQYNSEMLTPIKAIKGMPLIIKQRIKAADDLYNRAVSKIRQPIEAMFSWLIEKTDIQRASKVRSTKGLMVHAFGKLTATFLNYVLNP from the coding sequence ATGATAATCAAGGATAAGGACTTCAATTTAATAAAAATATACGATCTAATTTGTTATTATTTCGATGAGTTAAGATATTATTGTGAACGATTTAGTAACAATAACTCCCCTTGCTTTACTGATCAAGAGGTGATGACAATATATCTTTTTGGTGTTCAATATCAAGAATACACCAAGATAAATCAGATTCATAAATTTGCATGTGATTACTTGTCTGACTGGTTTCCAAATTTAGGATCTTATCAAGCATTTTGTAATCGCCTTAATTGTTTAGGTGGAGCTTTTACAAGATTGTCTGAGTTATTACTTGAAGACACTCAGCCTAATGATTGTATTATCGATCAATGTTTATTTGATTCGATGCCAATTATAACGTGTTCTGGCAAACGAAAAGGCAAGGTGGCCAATGAAGTAACCAATAAAGGCTATTGCTCTACGAAAGGAGTTTACTATTATGGCATGAAGCTTCATATGCTGGGGATAAGACGACAAGATGCTTTACCATTTCCAGAGCAAGTCCTTTTTACCCCTGCATCTGTGAACGATATTGTCGTTTACAAGGAGAGATGGTCAGAGATGCGGAACAGAACCTTCTTCGGAGATAAAATTTACATGCATAATGAATTTAACCAACAAGTGAGGAATCAGTATAATTCAGAAATGTTGACACCTATTAAGGCAATAAAAGGGATGCCCTTGATAATCAAACAAAGAATAAAAGCAGCAGATGATTTGTATAATAGAGCTGTATCTAAAATTAGACAACCTATTGAAGCAATGTTCTCTTGGCTAATCGAAAAAACAGATATACAAAGAGCTAGTAAAGTAAGGTCTACAAAAGGATTAATGGTACATGCATTCGGTAAACTAACTGCAACATTTCTTAATTATGTTTTGAACCCTTGA
- a CDS encoding transposase, with the protein MVVNLCLSGKSTSEAASDMDLDRRMVYRWVREQTQAKENSFKGNGNPVRTAEQEEVTELKAELRKTQIEQDILKKAVSIFSKSDSTNINL; encoded by the coding sequence ATGGTTGTTAACCTCTGTCTTAGTGGCAAATCAACAAGTGAGGCTGCTTCGGATATGGATCTTGATAGAAGAATGGTATATCGATGGGTTCGTGAGCAGACTCAAGCCAAAGAGAATAGTTTTAAGGGAAACGGTAATCCTGTTCGTACTGCTGAACAAGAAGAAGTTACTGAACTAAAGGCAGAACTTCGTAAAACACAAATAGAGCAAGATATATTAAAAAAGGCAGTGAGCATATTCTCCAAGAGCGACAGCACAAATATAAATTTATAG
- a CDS encoding IS3 family transposase codes for MKKGSEHILQERQHKYKFIATFNNEFTVEDMCRVVQVSRSGFYDWLSREEAPRSIAIKEDTIRIREIYEQSKYRYGSHKITAELRVQGVVTSRNRVARIMKKESIKSIVNKKYKVQTTDSNHSNIISDNHLDRKFSPDEPSKVWVSDITYVPTDQGWLYLTTVIDLFDRKVIGWSLSDNMTTECTIIKAWRMDKINRDNKPGMIFHSDRGVQYTAKVFRDELVKDRIKQSMSRKGNCWDNAVAESFFKIIKSEMIDHKHYHSHFHAKIDIIEFIEIWYNRQRRHATLGYLTPLEFGKQKYFNVA; via the coding sequence ATTAAAAAAGGCAGTGAGCATATTCTCCAAGAGCGACAGCACAAATATAAATTTATAGCAACGTTTAACAACGAATTTACTGTCGAGGATATGTGCCGTGTTGTGCAAGTGAGTCGAAGTGGTTTTTATGATTGGTTATCAAGAGAAGAAGCTCCTAGATCCATTGCTATAAAGGAGGATACTATTCGTATTCGAGAAATATACGAACAATCTAAATACCGATATGGCAGTCATAAAATTACAGCAGAATTAAGAGTACAAGGCGTTGTTACTTCAAGAAATAGAGTTGCTAGAATAATGAAAAAAGAATCCATTAAAAGTATTGTAAATAAGAAATATAAGGTACAAACAACTGATTCTAATCATTCAAATATAATATCAGACAACCACTTGGATCGAAAGTTTTCACCTGACGAACCATCAAAAGTTTGGGTCTCTGATATAACTTATGTTCCAACAGACCAAGGGTGGCTTTATTTAACAACGGTAATAGACCTTTTTGATCGAAAAGTAATAGGATGGTCTCTTTCAGATAATATGACCACGGAGTGTACAATCATTAAAGCATGGAGGATGGATAAAATAAACCGTGATAACAAGCCAGGTATGATTTTTCATTCCGACAGAGGTGTACAATATACAGCAAAAGTATTCCGAGATGAGTTAGTTAAAGATCGAATAAAACAAAGTATGAGCAGAAAAGGAAACTGCTGGGATAATGCAGTTGCAGAAAGTTTCTTTAAAATTATCAAATCAGAAATGATTGATCATAAACACTACCACTCTCATTTCCATGCTAAGATAGACATAATTGAATTCATCGAAATTTGGTACAATAGACAGAGAAGACATGCAACACTTGGTTATTTGACTCCTCTCGAATTTGGGAAACAGAAATATTTTAATGTGGCTTAA
- a CDS encoding DDE-type integrase/transposase/recombinase, with amino-acid sequence MTAIIDVFSRYIVGWNLSNSLDASVSIDVVKNAVEKYGKPEILNSDQGSQFTSEAYLNILKEYCIAISVDSKGRALDNIYIERFWRTIKYDYIYINPPSDGIALYKGIQNWLEHYHYRAHQGINRKKPFELYSKVA; translated from the coding sequence ATGACAGCAATTATTGATGTTTTTAGTCGATATATTGTAGGTTGGAATTTATCAAACTCTCTTGATGCATCTGTAAGTATAGATGTTGTAAAGAATGCAGTAGAGAAGTATGGTAAGCCTGAAATACTTAATAGTGATCAAGGTAGTCAGTTTACTTCAGAAGCTTATTTAAATATATTAAAAGAGTATTGTATCGCCATAAGTGTGGACAGTAAAGGTAGAGCTCTGGATAACATCTATATCGAACGGTTTTGGAGAACAATCAAATATGATTACATTTATATCAATCCACCTTCTGATGGAATAGCCTTATACAAAGGTATACAGAATTGGTTAGAACATTACCATTACAGAGCACACCAAGGAATTAATAGAAAAAAACCATTTGAGCTCTATAGTAAAGTGGCATAA
- a CDS encoding RagB/SusD family nutrient uptake outer membrane protein has translation MRLKIYICLAMVITFCSCSDSLIKFDKNGQNADTYMEYASQAESAVTAVYDPLSYCGLYNFSFIVLGEAPTDNIYNPWGDGGFGPDLVSIHFFNWDNTNQYFGSRWNACYKGIARANYVLDNINKPKDISDKEKTQFEGEALFLRALYYYHLVSGFGDIPLSTTVLTPAQSNTIHKSPASEVWKQIDADLVKAASLLPVKFDKKEVGHATKGAAYGLLSRVRLWTKDFKGAAEAAAEVEKLGYSLVSAENFIHMFDGKMQNSSESVFEVQFTGGHGRYWNRERAETSVLQHLWPRISWGQYLRPRKTWKENGDIEYNILDIFEKNDIRREGSILIAGVDSIYYEEFKKKSVFPDYSLYSDFRADLSHKGALQTRKFLYHNPQNWRSGGANFSKGSAINIPVIRYAEVILNRAEALAMQGGKTQEAWNELKKIRDRAGLSMATISNSDNDALIAQIKKDRRIELLFEGHRWGDLKRWDELNTLVDAGMKFKKEFTNWPIPLNEISINPNLK, from the coding sequence ATGCGATTAAAAATATATATATGCTTGGCGATGGTGATAACTTTCTGTAGTTGCTCCGACTCGTTAATCAAATTTGATAAAAATGGGCAAAATGCCGATACATATATGGAATATGCTAGTCAAGCTGAAAGTGCAGTAACGGCAGTATACGATCCATTAAGTTATTGTGGTCTATATAATTTCTCTTTTATAGTACTTGGAGAAGCCCCAACAGATAATATCTATAACCCTTGGGGAGATGGAGGATTCGGGCCTGATTTGGTCTCTATACACTTCTTTAACTGGGACAATACAAACCAATATTTTGGTAGCCGTTGGAACGCATGTTATAAAGGTATTGCACGTGCAAACTATGTCTTGGACAATATCAATAAACCTAAAGACATCTCAGATAAGGAGAAAACACAATTTGAGGGAGAAGCTCTTTTCCTTAGAGCACTTTACTACTATCACCTAGTAAGTGGGTTTGGAGATATCCCTTTATCGACGACAGTGCTAACTCCAGCACAGTCTAACACGATTCATAAAAGTCCAGCAAGCGAGGTTTGGAAACAGATCGATGCCGATTTAGTGAAGGCGGCCTCTCTTCTACCTGTGAAGTTTGACAAGAAGGAGGTTGGACATGCAACCAAAGGTGCCGCTTATGGCCTTTTAAGTCGTGTCCGCCTGTGGACAAAAGACTTTAAAGGGGCTGCTGAAGCCGCTGCGGAAGTGGAGAAATTAGGATATTCTCTTGTCTCTGCTGAAAACTTTATCCATATGTTTGATGGCAAAATGCAAAATAGCAGTGAATCTGTTTTTGAAGTACAATTTACTGGTGGTCATGGTCGCTATTGGAATAGAGAGAGAGCAGAGACCTCTGTATTACAACATTTATGGCCTCGTATCTCTTGGGGACAATATCTGCGACCTCGTAAAACATGGAAAGAGAATGGAGATATAGAATACAATATCCTTGATATTTTCGAAAAAAACGATATTCGTAGAGAAGGATCTATTCTAATTGCTGGGGTGGATAGTATCTATTATGAAGAGTTTAAAAAGAAGAGTGTTTTCCCAGACTACTCTTTATACTCTGATTTTCGTGCAGATTTAAGCCATAAAGGGGCACTGCAAACTCGTAAATTCCTATATCATAATCCACAGAATTGGAGATCTGGTGGTGCGAATTTCTCTAAAGGATCTGCCATTAATATTCCAGTGATCCGCTATGCTGAGGTAATCCTAAATAGAGCGGAAGCCTTAGCGATGCAAGGAGGAAAAACGCAAGAAGCATGGAATGAGTTGAAGAAGATCAGAGATCGTGCTGGTTTATCTATGGCTACAATTAGCAATAGCGATAATGATGCATTAATTGCACAAATTAAAAAAGATCGACGCATCGAACTTCTTTTTGAAGGACATCGTTGGGGCGATCTAAAACGATGGGATGAACTAAATACCCTAGTGGATGCGGGGATGAAATTTAAGAAAGAGTTCACCAACTGGCCTATTCCATTAAATGAGATAAGTATCAATCCAAATCTGAAGTAG
- a CDS encoding GNAT family N-acetyltransferase, giving the protein MEEFITLTPENIDQEHICCAISDKKCQEGYQKKREWLKQELQHGYVFRRLDARAKVFMEYGPAERAWAPIVAPNFIHIHCFWVSGRYKGQGYAKRLLQDAIEDARSQNRAGLVTIVGTKKFHFMSDTKWLLRQGFEEVERLPSGFSLLCLKFDSDGITPSFGSSVQQTELHSREDITVYYSNRCPFTEYHVNRSLVESTQNRNLSLRIIKIECLEQAQSAPTPATIFSLFYRGQFVTTDISVCMDSRFDKIMKQ; this is encoded by the coding sequence ATGGAAGAATTTATCACACTGACTCCAGAGAACATAGACCAAGAGCATATATGTTGTGCTATTTCGGATAAAAAATGTCAAGAGGGATATCAAAAAAAGAGAGAGTGGCTCAAGCAGGAGTTGCAACACGGCTATGTGTTTCGTCGATTGGATGCTAGAGCTAAGGTCTTTATGGAGTATGGTCCTGCAGAACGTGCATGGGCTCCTATTGTGGCACCTAATTTTATTCATATCCATTGCTTTTGGGTGTCGGGAAGATATAAAGGCCAAGGATATGCTAAAAGGTTGCTTCAGGATGCTATAGAGGATGCTAGAAGTCAAAATAGAGCAGGTTTGGTTACTATCGTAGGGACTAAGAAGTTTCATTTTATGAGTGATACCAAATGGTTGCTACGTCAGGGGTTTGAAGAGGTAGAGAGACTTCCAAGTGGCTTTAGCCTTCTCTGTCTGAAGTTTGACTCCGATGGTATCACCCCCTCTTTCGGTTCAAGTGTCCAGCAAACAGAACTCCATAGCAGAGAGGATATCACCGTATATTATAGCAATCGATGTCCATTTACGGAGTATCATGTAAACCGTTCTTTGGTTGAGAGTACACAGAATCGTAATCTCTCGCTTCGTATCATAAAGATAGAGTGCTTAGAGCAAGCACAAAGTGCTCCTACCCCTGCCACGATATTTAGTCTGTTTTATCGGGGGCAGTTTGTCACTACCGACATCAGTGTCTGTATGGATAGTAGGTTTGATAAGATCATGAAGCAATGA
- a CDS encoding SusC/RagA family TonB-linked outer membrane protein: MGNLFAEFKLVKDLTFKTSASYTYTGKFNKNNRDSFDLGAAVQDYQEVSRNFGYGSNILIENTLNYDLSIGKSTIKTTLGQSFQEYESDNLNVSSFYQDNGHYIVSAYGAELPQITNNVQDYAMSSYFGRLFFDWDQRFLVTANLRADGSSRFGENNRWGVFPSASAAWRVSQEEFFPQEGIISSLKLRGGWGQVGNNEIGNYPYSAAMISGSNYPFGDTSGAITIGVAAKSIPNADVKWETVTQYSFGFDAYLFDNKLSLVAEYFNKNHSDMLVPVQQSGVTGISSDYTPGEMIQNIAELSNSGIELSLNYSNNIGKWNYSIGGNITTFNNEVKNVGGKGYYETFPFFGSYIIRTQEGHELGEFYGYVNDGIFQVGEAEKYTSTAEDGTVNRIQPNAEAGDLRFKDLNNDGKIDDQDRDFIGSPVPDFTYALNAEVSYGNLSLSLAFNGVYGVDIANLTKRTMIDPTSGGNKMNYTPWSTQNPTSQYFRAHPNDPNKNIRFSDYFVEDGSFLRCSLIQLGYEMPKSFTNALHLSRCRIYGSVKNPFVLTNYSGVDPEVGAGNGSNLESGIDRFLYPSSRTFTIGVNISL, from the coding sequence ATGGGGAATCTATTTGCTGAGTTTAAGCTCGTAAAAGATTTAACTTTCAAAACTTCTGCCTCCTATACTTATACAGGCAAATTCAACAAGAATAACAGAGACTCATTCGATTTGGGTGCTGCAGTTCAAGACTATCAAGAGGTTTCTCGTAATTTTGGGTACGGATCGAATATTCTTATAGAGAACACTCTGAACTATGATTTGTCTATTGGGAAAAGCACGATAAAGACCACTTTAGGGCAAAGTTTTCAAGAGTATGAGTCGGACAACTTAAATGTATCATCTTTTTACCAAGATAATGGACACTATATTGTAAGTGCGTATGGTGCTGAGCTTCCCCAGATCACGAACAACGTTCAAGATTATGCCATGAGCTCTTATTTTGGACGCCTCTTCTTTGATTGGGATCAGAGATTTTTGGTGACAGCCAACCTTCGTGCCGATGGATCTTCTCGCTTTGGTGAGAATAATAGATGGGGGGTATTCCCTTCTGCTTCTGCTGCGTGGCGTGTCTCTCAAGAGGAATTTTTTCCTCAAGAGGGGATCATATCTTCTTTGAAACTACGTGGTGGTTGGGGACAAGTAGGTAATAACGAGATTGGGAATTACCCTTACTCTGCTGCAATGATTTCAGGAAGTAACTATCCTTTTGGGGATACCAGCGGAGCAATTACTATTGGTGTCGCAGCCAAGTCTATCCCCAATGCTGATGTGAAGTGGGAGACAGTGACACAATATAGTTTTGGTTTCGATGCATACCTTTTTGATAACAAGTTAAGTTTGGTTGCAGAGTATTTCAATAAAAACCACTCTGATATGTTAGTGCCTGTTCAACAGTCTGGTGTGACTGGAATCTCTTCCGATTACACTCCTGGTGAGATGATTCAAAATATTGCAGAACTAAGCAATTCAGGTATTGAGTTGTCTCTAAACTATTCGAACAATATCGGAAAATGGAACTATTCTATTGGGGGTAATATCACTACTTTCAATAACGAAGTGAAAAACGTGGGTGGTAAAGGATATTACGAAACGTTCCCTTTCTTTGGTAGTTACATCATTCGTACCCAAGAAGGACACGAACTTGGTGAGTTCTATGGATATGTCAATGATGGTATTTTCCAAGTGGGAGAGGCCGAGAAATATACTTCTACTGCGGAAGATGGTACAGTGAACCGTATTCAACCTAATGCCGAAGCAGGAGACCTTCGCTTTAAAGACCTGAATAACGATGGCAAGATTGACGATCAAGACAGAGATTTTATTGGTAGTCCTGTTCCTGATTTCACTTATGCTTTGAATGCAGAGGTCAGCTATGGAAACCTTTCTTTAAGCCTTGCATTTAATGGTGTCTATGGAGTAGATATCGCAAACCTGACCAAACGTACGATGATAGACCCTACAAGTGGTGGTAACAAGATGAACTATACTCCTTGGTCTACTCAGAATCCAACAAGTCAGTATTTTAGAGCCCATCCAAACGATCCAAACAAAAATATTCGTTTCTCAGACTACTTTGTAGAGGATGGTTCATTCCTTCGTTGCTCTCTAATTCAGCTTGGTTATGAGATGCCTAAATCATTTACAAATGCCCTTCATCTATCAAGATGCCGTATCTATGGTAGTGTGAAAAATCCTTTTGTTCTCACCAACTATAGTGGCGTCGATCCAGAAGTAGGAGCAGGAAACGGAAGTAATCTAGAATCGGGTATCGATCGTTTTCTTTATCCATCCTCTCGAACTTTTACTATTGGTGTTAATATCAGTCTGTAA
- a CDS encoding AraC family transcriptional regulator, with protein sequence MMKKCTNSRYHESINKTIDYIQIHIRQPIDLKSLAEVANISEYHFHRIFKAFIGESLGSYILRVRIESAAGYLRVSNHTLTEIAEKVGYNNQQALSKAFKRHFGVTPTAFRNIETFFNSKREVKKPCNILHPTIRHEKKISLVYLRIIDQYGAPEAYKQAWGRLGSYMHSNHLFNQRTEAIGLSFDDPNITKGEQCRFYACYSIEESVEMEGEIGTYALDEGKFAVFTLHGSYNQIAQMYHDIYYGWLPQSGVTLRDSVSYEKYLNHPDRVKKEELLTEIYIPIQ encoded by the coding sequence ATGATGAAGAAGTGTACAAATAGTCGATACCATGAGTCTATAAATAAAACCATAGACTATATCCAAATACATATAAGGCAACCTATAGATCTAAAGAGTCTGGCTGAAGTTGCAAATATTTCGGAGTATCATTTTCATCGTATATTTAAGGCCTTTATTGGAGAGTCTCTTGGTTCCTATATTCTTAGAGTACGAATAGAGAGTGCCGCAGGATATCTTCGTGTCTCGAATCATACCCTTACTGAAATTGCGGAGAAGGTGGGGTATAATAACCAACAAGCATTATCTAAGGCTTTCAAGAGACATTTTGGGGTCACTCCTACTGCTTTCCGCAACATCGAGACCTTTTTCAATTCAAAAAGAGAGGTAAAGAAACCGTGTAATATACTACACCCAACAATTCGTCATGAGAAAAAGATATCCTTGGTTTATCTCCGTATCATTGACCAATATGGTGCTCCAGAAGCTTACAAACAGGCCTGGGGGCGACTGGGAAGCTATATGCATTCGAATCATCTTTTTAATCAAAGAACAGAAGCTATTGGATTGAGTTTTGATGATCCAAATATTACCAAAGGGGAACAATGTCGCTTTTATGCATGTTACTCCATTGAGGAGTCTGTAGAAATGGAGGGAGAGATTGGGACTTATGCTCTAGACGAAGGTAAATTTGCAGTATTTACATTACATGGTTCCTATAACCAGATTGCCCAGATGTATCACGACATCTATTATGGTTGGCTTCCACAAAGTGGTGTGACACTACGTGATAGTGTCTCTTATGAAAAGTATCTGAACCATCCTGATCGGGTGAAAAAAGAGGAATTATTAACTGAAATATATATCCCAATTCAATAG
- a CDS encoding sulfatase-like hydrolase/transferase: MNLMKNFVPMLLLGAVGCNKSTEPAKQRPNVIVILTDDMGYQDVGFNGCKDIPTPNIDRVANEGVCFTNGYVSYSVCGPSRAGLLTGRYQERFGFGRNPLFTPNDSNQGVPLSEEMIPATLKREGYRSMALGKWHLGTTPELHPRSRGFDEFFGFLGGGHMYFPKNLNLDDYLDVNSQSATYRTKILHNGERVREKVYLTDAFSREAVSFIDKSSKEPFFLYLAYNAPHMPLQVTKKYLDRFSHIKNRRRRKYAAMVSAVDDGVGNILAKLKEKGIEDNTIVFFLSDNGGPEKYNASNNGVLRDGKRSLYEGGVHVPFAMRWPAQIKGGQVYNKPVISLDIFATAVAYSGAKPKNPLDGVNIVPYITGEKKGTPHEQLAWRTFDTGSYALRCGDKKIIKVGDQPQEIYNLKQDIGETTPLDNVSDQERSALKDRVDSWQSELKDPVFIGLHHGDEYDKLHPERWVYKKRIGNTYYIDPVNGSDDNRGFNKETALKSFDRFKRVILLPGDTVKVKYDANILTSISFKDVQGKAGNPIVFTHYGFPKGAKKDSSALNKILSPHGKYIEIIR; this comes from the coding sequence ATGAATTTAATGAAGAACTTTGTTCCGATGCTTTTGCTCGGGGCAGTGGGATGTAACAAATCTACTGAACCGGCCAAACAACGTCCCAATGTAATCGTGATCTTGACCGATGACATGGGTTACCAAGATGTGGGTTTCAATGGGTGTAAAGATATTCCTACTCCCAATATAGATAGAGTAGCCAACGAAGGGGTCTGTTTTACCAATGGATATGTTTCGTATAGTGTTTGTGGACCTAGTAGGGCGGGGCTTCTAACGGGTCGTTATCAAGAACGATTTGGTTTTGGTCGCAATCCGCTGTTTACTCCCAATGATTCGAATCAAGGGGTTCCTTTAAGCGAAGAGATGATTCCTGCTACCTTAAAAAGAGAGGGGTATCGATCGATGGCTCTTGGTAAGTGGCATTTGGGAACGACACCAGAACTACATCCACGTAGTCGAGGATTTGATGAGTTTTTTGGCTTTCTTGGTGGAGGGCATATGTATTTCCCAAAGAACCTAAACTTAGATGACTATCTGGATGTCAATTCGCAATCTGCAACTTATAGAACGAAGATTCTTCATAATGGGGAACGTGTAAGAGAGAAAGTGTATCTAACGGATGCCTTCTCAAGAGAGGCAGTCTCTTTTATCGATAAATCATCAAAAGAGCCATTCTTTCTATATTTAGCCTATAATGCACCTCATATGCCGCTTCAGGTAACCAAGAAATATCTGGATCGTTTTTCCCATATCAAAAATCGCAGACGTCGTAAGTATGCTGCAATGGTTAGTGCTGTTGATGATGGGGTTGGGAACATTCTCGCAAAACTTAAAGAGAAGGGCATAGAGGACAATACTATTGTTTTCTTCCTCTCAGATAATGGTGGTCCAGAAAAGTATAATGCTTCCAATAATGGAGTGCTGCGCGACGGAAAACGTTCTTTATACGAAGGGGGAGTACATGTGCCTTTTGCCATGAGGTGGCCTGCACAGATCAAAGGGGGACAGGTATATAATAAACCTGTTATTTCATTGGATATCTTCGCTACTGCAGTGGCTTATTCTGGAGCCAAACCAAAGAACCCATTGGATGGGGTAAATATTGTTCCTTATATTACGGGAGAGAAGAAAGGGACGCCTCATGAGCAGTTGGCATGGAGAACTTTTGATACCGGTTCTTATGCTTTGCGTTGTGGAGATAAAAAGATCATCAAAGTAGGAGACCAACCGCAAGAGATTTATAATTTAAAGCAGGATATTGGAGAGACTACTCCTTTAGATAATGTTTCGGATCAAGAAAGAAGTGCTTTAAAGGATCGTGTTGATAGTTGGCAATCAGAACTAAAAGATCCTGTTTTCATCGGACTCCATCATGGCGACGAGTATGACAAACTACATCCCGAACGTTGGGTATATAAAAAGAGAATAGGAAATACCTACTATATCGATCCAGTGAATGGAAGTGATGACAACAGAGGGTTTAACAAGGAGACTGCGTTGAAAAGTTTTGATCGTTTTAAGAGGGTCATTTTACTTCCTGGAGATACGGTAAAAGTTAAGTATGATGCAAACATCTTAACCTCGATCTCTTTCAAAGATGTTCAAGGGAAAGCAGGCAATCCTATTGTATTCACCCATTATGGTTTTCCAAAGGGTGCAAAAAAAGATAGTTCGGCTTTGAATAAAATCTTATCTCCTCACGGAAAATATATAGAGATCATTCGCTAA
- a CDS encoding transposase, with protein MNKILTKQIQNKLSLYFCKLNSHLTKPELRCTREITTGILKTGSVIINQIATAIGDSIDKQQTTKRLRNHYNKKGFFLKLLRGHMDCVSDTIHEGDYILFDGSDIQKKYAKTMEGLDFVKDGDEKNKVGLGYWLMNVVHIDKANKMTPLYNKLYSFDHGAKSENNEAIEALKEVDNAISKNVTCVFDRGFDRQIIKDYVVSQQNNFIIRLKKNTKLIYKGKETTVSTIGKKIPFFMELTANKRGKNKSKKINFECGAVKVKYRIKQREFELWLVATKRKSGGKCWLLTNSPKHTITEVISEAFQAYGFRWKIEEYHRHIKSSYDLENIQIKKFDGLQCMLAILTIAMGILYNTLESMHLRLLLDSKIKILDKNKVSELRNFIYYKISTIIKILLANVYTKHIIQSKQTQVDVGQMRLNLDF; from the coding sequence ATGAACAAGATACTTACAAAACAAATACAGAACAAACTAAGTCTATATTTTTGTAAATTAAATAGTCATTTAACCAAACCAGAATTACGTTGTACACGCGAGATAACAACAGGTATTCTTAAGACAGGGTCTGTTATTATCAATCAAATAGCAACAGCTATAGGGGATTCTATAGACAAACAACAAACGACCAAAAGGCTTCGGAATCATTACAATAAAAAAGGTTTCTTTTTAAAACTTCTTAGAGGCCATATGGATTGTGTGTCAGATACAATTCATGAAGGAGACTACATTCTATTTGATGGATCAGATATTCAAAAGAAATATGCTAAGACCATGGAAGGTCTGGATTTTGTAAAAGATGGAGATGAGAAAAATAAGGTTGGATTAGGTTATTGGCTTATGAATGTTGTACATATTGATAAGGCCAATAAGATGACACCTTTGTATAATAAGCTGTACAGTTTCGATCATGGAGCCAAGAGTGAAAATAATGAAGCAATCGAAGCATTAAAAGAAGTAGATAATGCTATTTCAAAGAATGTAACTTGTGTGTTTGATCGAGGATTTGATCGTCAGATTATTAAGGATTATGTTGTTAGTCAACAAAATAACTTCATAATCAGATTGAAAAAGAATACCAAATTAATATACAAAGGCAAAGAAACTACTGTATCTACAATTGGGAAAAAGATTCCATTCTTCATGGAATTAACTGCCAATAAAAGAGGCAAAAACAAAAGTAAAAAGATAAACTTTGAGTGTGGTGCTGTTAAGGTTAAATATAGAATAAAGCAGAGGGAATTTGAGCTATGGCTTGTTGCTACAAAACGCAAATCAGGAGGGAAATGTTGGTTATTAACCAATTCACCTAAGCATACAATAACAGAAGTTATTAGTGAAGCTTTTCAAGCATATGGCTTTCGTTGGAAAATAGAAGAATACCATAGACATATCAAATCAAGCTATGATTTAGAGAATATACAAATAAAGAAGTTTGATGGACTGCAATGCATGTTGGCAATTTTAACCATTGCAATGGGAATCCTTTATAACACATTAGAGTCCATGCATCTAAGGTTGTTGCTAGATAGCAAAATTAAGATACTTGATAAAAACAAGGTATCTGAACTCAGAAATTTTATCTATTATAAGATAAGTACGATAATTAAAATTTTATTGGCAAATGTTTACACAAAACATATAATACAGAGTAAACAGACACAAGTAGACGTAGGACAAATGAGACTCAATCTAGATTTCTGA
- a CDS encoding zinc ribbon domain-containing protein, with protein sequence MKNKFCQSCHMPMAKDTQGGGTEINSQKSTYYCSYCYEQGAFKFEGTLDDFIDVTVDAMVASGRWRWVSKLMMNKRSLMKLERWKKE encoded by the coding sequence ATGAAAAATAAATTTTGTCAAAGTTGCCATATGCCAATGGCTAAAGATACTCAAGGTGGTGGAACAGAGATCAATAGTCAAAAAAGCACATACTACTGTAGCTACTGTTACGAACAAGGGGCATTTAAGTTTGAAGGGACACTGGATGATTTTATTGACGTGACAGTGGATGCCATGGTAGCATCAGGGAGATGGCGTTGGGTATCCAAGCTGATGATGAATAAAAGAAGTTTAATGAAGTTAGAACGGTGGAAAAAAGAGTAG